A genome region from Zootoca vivipara chromosome 11, rZooViv1.1, whole genome shotgun sequence includes the following:
- the CMYA5 gene encoding cardiomyopathy-associated protein 5 isoform X2, whose amino-acid sequence METDCNYESDGSPDVSMEDEEEDEYEPNSLKSLNQHEEVKSDAMDAIHSEDSAQTWETSSSRCSTSQASETSATSGVYSMENSYVEGPPGKSISLMDGGKMVQKRTRNSPYQVPLFPNEKMGPHNEKCGFSGRPTEAKALERELDPADPQPWTLQVQPSKIKNYLVQITQEVVDPLPEEKENVFMKKAELPLEGTVRAKIQLLTAALEERNKKIFRRVNNIDLPPPTVVVIRKPREPPKKFTRQTMFQASLKHLEQQATIKNDQKEILHLKRMQTMLAKSVPRNRDEERVRRSFLPESLDKASKMVPPTSPLCPDKAKKLDTESHPPATRMTAPEQARFASPDRHERLEKRGKQSQLSNTANTVSEKLPSLLVETEEEEEAAEEIQPPPIVSTKPFSQPATGNEAENQDDSTFSKLSESAPQDVQYPNSIAAEQYESQDSLFPEIRNPDIGLPIPSQFEIKDSGLLHSAEEAGRQDVLICSPELAEPVPEQAKSPPPVSERETQEKKQLEAEYSKKEEAQEQSTPLLQAEPAHLTYSLKEWEVGEAETAPNLSSAASRIETQESQSDSCEVAEEHIGLSQPTHFMGEAKKREKEHLEPDLAKEAVETQVFVTASLQPEQSDAQHASEIKNQTAQPGSQWLESSLPIPEAQREEIQQHSLACAQSESEHPVISEPIKATQGFELLETLHLKGKEVSANSPAEALDSSEQLSSVSSAEKVEMLETQQPLLETVTLFSEQLCSVLSYPTEKMEKKDSLPCSPETAAEIAEASLPTATFQTAEVTKVEVHPLSPTEVPSEESVSISREPDVAIDRKTTQLVSPISVEPPSEASVLLPQEAAKEENQQRPPSDAKLTSEDQDEEGQQDGWFPLFATTQFEPGHLTECESTIQSIEQDSSASFLLEEATALHSVDDADKKERHPDKSITEPSLHPVFMPEKQGRTESEIEQTTHQLSHTVLPMESSKLQSVEEMGVNEIKPHLSATGQVLSQSVYLTEPQEDQCVAAAAAAAALESGSLSIPYTEAEVEKCDTTEPVSKEVTYQAIQAVTAEMEQGYLKVSHIVSESEKHFGAPFPAQNNTEEGNLQSHKFVSPESEDEHFISSEREESEFYPLLTPTPELGYPIAGSETQESQSYLSDALNEALNALNEQPSYSSSVLEDKAKIEENQTPFPETPKMAPDESLSFAAFLISEAKQEPLVSPVDTKMTPKESNSTPEDFVSEEVKEIAPPSSPLSSEQLSKEVISSYAAAEEENQDQSHSLLREESKHLDAGGADVQGSQSHLLVAAQPEARSQDIELYCPQTAESELEDLTLLNSTEEIQKQEIPLYSPSVHEEVLHHKEERENQGPVILGTEQTKEEDAPLKSPVLPQELEHLHSLQSVKEPQMERAETYSSAAVQDSLQLLGETGSQEGQGYFYKTAEVDSGVSKLSELTVAGMEQEIQVPKTDAVRLERKQSALSAQQNEKVQHPLVTASLDLEHLGSSYSTETQFPGEPLPDASLLTEKAEEQDFLSQPVSVSPSSVLDQSSSASLDLIAEVEEQEAKHPPEVANVMPEEPLSFAAFLLAEAKEIHTSLTSEKENLDSQPPLKEADLLIARSESISTSPPETNVTIKEVTELPPTRFEVEQFVSKPEADFTYRDERENISETPTLPNLIPNEPSDAVMPEPINDILTHNLHSSHMTDNKTILISAEDFSKTEEIKSLPSAEITLKEPEKELKDHKKLREEAIPAVELGQGKEISEGNGVVNIHAAPLNSSADKEEEKHMPERFEYLETAALQKRKPFRDAGDMAVDQELSRCKISVKTSEGIDEDNHENKEIKSNELVKEKGVQESVEMKREVSIVQESNEDGGVNDNSIDHIEKHTVVDETGFIQTGKEQSFKEVQRQFEVNIENSATLPTVGTKNISEFSSLERDLDEGFNRMAKKGQEDPSTILIKGEIIDTVRGKDENTEDKLNVAGEPLFITQKDVLAQSPLISLPATEVNPELLEVPPTLAFLYKDLYEEAVEKPKEDSHKYPSNEETENPDVSFHIRGPTREDGTGMCFERDVSKDDTPTLEESQEKQVLKDKTINEQALTLQRVSKCADEPSEKKPQSLHILTEAHAETEVSSPRGMGERLDDALVDRPAEIMSDIKVGNGQPTNEILLGSELFGSDVSNEELGQRRKEESLGFERDVSKADGPNLEESQKEQVLKDEPRTIKALNQARVSKGEYESDDKEPQPVYILAETHVETEDVSPKGILEGLNDGLIDRPVEIMGDIKVETCQPTHAVPFGSGLFGSGASNDDSSQRSAEESLPEETGQALPEETSDEESCPILDYAASVFENATSVRDESEEVACFAIGRNQQSEITDAHEMDNVVVPKPDEESSQSHAASHHHVSPPWQSEGQPEDQLIAQDTQPLDHKHILCRDTEGQTSEKRVGENIVGDLTESNREAAYQPPPEAISDKPFGELDYSLLSHDFDTYPLYSIKEEESSDIDEDLAELMDYEVVSRDDVFEEETSSEVVHEELLFDDRKSSDRISDSYEFVNEREANTYAEGEEFQLMGLDKLPRNVPETEVLQKESDHEPLDSYCRQCKCPISAEDKLSGEHKEHTVTNLDTAVTELKSQLDGFLDVLQERSLKIEGFVSEIEALFNSLEENCKEKEQLLDEQNESIIKTVIGHHDRKQQSFEEVKNAKMDYLYEQMVNFQEYVDTAKDTLEAILKETEEMDDFVFLSSSEEINKRLLSAVENILALEKIPPAFSQFEHFASGSANGNQTLKHMPVPQTPKLQAQDPNSATSTSIAVYWTVNEDDVIDFFQVYCMEECPGNREQSGLVEEYRVTVKESNCILEDLEPGHCYSVWVMAVNYSGCSFPSGKSTFRTAPPTPVIKAEECSVCWDTATIRWSTSNPEATDSFTLEYCRQYSPEGEGLRSLAGIKRPEMKVHLQSNVNYFFYVRAINIFGTSEQSEAALISTRGTRFHIMEKTAAPPLQVSPSGTMICLPEETEATAISPVLGELLSARGWHYWETSVSGCSAYKVGICYSTMPQDSILGQNNASWCLHCPSKTSFLYKVLHRGEMSDVIVTEQPPRIGILLDYNAGRLLFFNAERGQLLFAIRQKFTDAAHPAFVLEEPGVLHLHTGMELPEFVKQS is encoded by the exons tTTAAAAAGCCTTAACCAGCATGAAGAGGTAAAATCAGATGCCATGGATGCTATTCATAGTGAAGATAGTGCACAGACCTGGGAGACAAGTTCAAGTAGATGTTCCACATCCCAAGCCTCAGAAACTAGTGCTACATCTGGTGTTTATAGTATGGAAAACTCCTACGTGGAAGGTCCTCCAGGGAAATCTATATCCTTGATGGATGGAGGAAAGATGGTACAGAAAAGAACAAGGAACTCGCCATATCAGGTGCCCCTGTTTCCAAATGAGAAAATGGGCCCACACAATGAAAAATGTGGCTTTTCTGGAAGGCcaacagaagcaaaagctttGGAAAGAGAATTAGATCCTGCTGATCCACAGCCATGGACCCTTCAAGTGCAACCTTCAAAGATAAAAAACTATTTGGTACAAATTACACAGGAAGTGGTGGATCCACtgccagaagaaaaagaaaatgttttcatgaAAAAGGCAGAGCTGCCCCTCGAAGGAACGGTAAGAGCTAAGATTCAGCTACTCACTGCAGCATtggaagaaagaaataaaaagattttCCGGCGAGTGAACAATATAGATTTGCCTCCGCCTACGGTTGTTGTAATCAGGAAGCCAAGAGAACCACCCAAAAAATTCACCAGGCAAACCATGTTCCAGGCATCTTTAAAGCATCTTGAACAACAAGCCACCATTAAGAATGACCAGAAGGAAATCCTACATCTCAAGCGTATGCAGACAATGCTTGCAAAGTCTGTTCCCCGTAACAGAGATGAGGAGCGAGTGCGGCGATCTTTTCTGCCTGAATCTCTGGATAAGGCTTCCAAAATGGTACCACCAACTTCACCGCTCTGTCCTGACAAAGCAAAGAAGCTGGACACTGAATCACATCCCCCTGCCACGCGAATGACAGCCCCAGAACAGGCAAGGTTTGCTTCACCAGATCGTCATGAAAGAttggagaaaaggggaaaacaaTCTCAGCTTTCTAATACTGCAAATACTGTGTCAGAAAAGTTGCCCAGCCTCCTTGTtgaaacagaggaagaggaggaggcagcagaggaAATACAGCCTCCTCCAATTGTTTCTACCAAACCCTTTTCCCAGCCTGCTACCGGTAATGAAGCAGAGAATCAGGATGACTCAACTTTCTCTAAGCTATCAGAATCTGCACCTCAGGATGTGCAGTACCCAAATAGTATTGCTGCTGAGCAGTATGAGTCCCAAGATTCTCTTTTTCCTGAAATCAGAAACCCAGATATTGGCTTACCAATCCCATCACAATTTGAGATCAAAGATTCAGGCTTGTTGCATTCTGCTGAAGAGGCAGGGAGGCAAGACGTCCTTATTTGCTCACCTGAACTCGCAGAGCCTGTGCCTGAGCAGGCAAAATCACCTCCTCCAGTTAGTGAAAGAGAAACGCAAGAAAAGAAACAGCTGGAGGCGGAATATTCAAAGAAAGAAGAGGCGCAGGAGCAATCAACCCCACTTTTGCAAGCAGAGCCGGCACATTTGACGTATTCGTTGAAAGAATGGGAAGTTGGGGAAGCTGAAACGGCACCCAATTTATCTTCTGCAGCTAGCAGAATAGAAACACAGGAATCTCAGAGTGATTCCTGTGAAGTTGCAGAGGAACATATTGGACTTTCACAGCCCACACACTTCATGGGTGAAgccaagaaaagagaaaaagagcacCTGGAACCAGATTTGGCCAAGGAAGCTGTTGAGACACAGGTATTTGTGACTGCATCACTACAGCCAGAACAGTCAGATGCACAGCACGCAAGTGAAATTAAAAATCAGACAGCACAGCCAGGATCTCAGTGGCTGGAGTCTTCACTCCCTATTCCTGAAGCACAGAGAGAGGAAATCCAGCAACACTCTCTAGCATGTGCACAGTCAGAAAGCGAACATCCAGTCATCTCTGAACCTATAAAGGCaacacagggatttgaactcttggAGACACTGCATCTCAAAGGTAAAGAAGTCAGTGCAAACTCTCCTGCTGAAGCACTCGACTCTTCAGAGCAACTGTCATCTGTTTCATCTGCTGAGAAGGTCGAAATGCTGGAGACTCAGCAGCCTTTACTAGAAACTGTAACACTGTTTTCAGAGCAGCTATGCTCTGTTTTATCCTACCCAacagagaaaatggagaaaaaagACAGCCTGCCTTGTTCTCCCGAGACAGCTGCTGAAATAGCAGAAGCATCACTTCCCACTGCTACCTTCCAAACGGCTGAAGTAACAAAAGTAGAAGTTCATCCCTTGTCTCCCACAGAAGTTCCATCAGAAGAATCAGTGTCTATTTCAAGAGAGCCGGATGTTGCCATAGATAGGAAAACAACTCAGCTGGTTTCGCCTATATCTGTAGAACCTCCAAGTGAAGCATCTGTTCTTCTACcccaagaagcagcaaaagaagaaaaccaGCAAAGGCCACCTTCAGATGCAAAGCTGACTTCTGAGGACCAAGATGAGGAAGGCCAGCAAGATGGTTGGTTTCCTTTATTTGCAACCACACAGTTTGAACCAGGACATTTAACTGAATGTGAATCAACAATCCAGAGCATTGAACAGGATTCCTCTGCATCGTTTCTGTTAGAAGAAGCAACTGCACTGCATTCTGTTGATGATGCGGATAAGAAAGAGAGGCATCCTGACAAATCCATCACTGAGCCTTCACTTCATCCTGTATTCATGccagaaaaacaagggaggaCGGAGTCAGAGATTGAGCAAACGACTCATCAGTTATCACATACAGTTCTTCCAATGGAATCAAGTAAACTGCAGTCAGTGGAGGAAATGGGGGTCAATGAGATCAAGCCTCATTTATCTGCAACTGGACAAGTTTTATCCCAGTCAGTTTATTTGACAGAACCACAGGAAGACCAGtgtgttgctgcagcagcagcagccgccgccctTGAATCTGGTTCTTTAAGTATACCATACACGGAGGCTGAAGTAGAGAAATGCGACACTACAGAACCAGTATCAAAAGAGGTGACATATCAGGCTATTCAGGCTGTCACTGCAGAAATGGAACAAGGCTATCTGAAAGTGTCACACATCGTATCTGAATCAGAAAAACATTTTGGGGCACCTTTCCCAGCTCAGAACAACACAGAGGAAGGAAACCTTCAGTCACACAAGTTTGTGTCTCCAGAATCAGAAGATGAACACTTCATCTCATCAGAAAGAGAAGAATCTGAATTTTATCCACTCTTAACTCCAACACCTGAATTGGGATATCCTATTGCTGGTTCAGAAACACAGGAGAGCCAAAGCTATTTATCTGATGCATTAAATGAGGCATTAAATGCATTAAATGAGCAGCCAAGCTATTCTTCCTCAGTTCTTGAGGATAAAGCCAAGATAGAAGAAAACCAAACTCCCTTTCCTGAAACTCCAAAAATGGCGCCAGATGAGTCACTGTCCTTTGCAGCCTTCCTCATTAGTGAAGCCAAGCAAGAGCCGCTTGTGTCACCTGTGGACACAAAGATGACACCAAAAGAATCAAATTCCACCCCAGAAGATTTTGTTTCTGAGGAAGTAAAGGAAATAGCCCCTCCTTCCTCAcctttatcctcagaacaacttTCTAAGGAAGTAATTTCATCAtatgctgctgctgaagaagagAACCAAGATCAGTCTCATTCACTTCTGAGGGAagagtcaaaacatctggatgctgGAGGAGCAGATGTGCAAGGCAGTCAGTCTCATTTGCTTGTTGCAGCACAGCCTGAAGCAAGGAGCCAGGACATTGAGCTGTATTGCCCCCAAACAGCAGAATCAGAGCTAGAAGATTTGACCTTGCTGAATTCTACTGAAGAGATCCAGAAGCAAGAAATTCCCCTATATTCACCATCTGTACATGAAGAAGTATTGCATcacaaggaagaaagagaaaaccaaGGACCAGTAATTTTGGGCACTGaacagactaaggaggaagatgCTCCTCTAAAGTCACCTGTCCTGCCACAGGAGTTGGAACACCTACATTCACTGCAGTCAGTAAAAGAACCCCAGATGGAAAGGGCTGAGACTTACTCTTCTGCAGCTGTTCAAGATTCATTGCAGCTTCTTGGTGAGACAGGATCACAGGAAGGTCAGGGCTACTTTTATAAAACTGCAGAAGTGGATTCTGGAGTTTCTAAGTTATCAGAGCTGACGGTTGCAGGAATGGAGCAAGAAATCCAGGTACCAAAGACTGACGCTGTCAGGTTAGAGCGCAAACAGTCTGCTTTGTCAGCACAGCAAAATGAGAAAGTCCAGCATCCACTGGTTACTGCATCACTGGATCTGGAACATTTAGGCTCATCTTATTCCACAGAAACACAGTTCCCAGGAGAGCCACTACCAGATGCATCTCTTCTCACTGAGAAAGCAGAGGAGCAGGATTTTCTTTCACAACCAGTGTCAGTCTCACCATCATCTGTATTGGATCAATCCAGCTCTGCTTCACTGGATCTAATTGCAGAGGTTGAGGAACAAGAGGCCAAGCACCCTCCCGAAGTAGCTAACGTGATGCCAGAAGAACCCTTGTCTTTTGCAGCCTTCCTCCTTGCTGAGGCAAAGGAAATACATACCTCTTTGACCTCAGAAAAAGAGAATCTAGACAGTCAGCCTCCTCTCAAGGAAGCTGATTTGTTAATAGCAAGATCAGAAAGCATTTCAACTAGCCCCCCCGAGACAAATGTAACTATTAAGGAAGTAACTGAGCTTCCTCCAACACGTTTTGAAGTGGAACAGTTTGTTAGTAAACCTGAAGCAGATTTTACTTACCGAGATGAAAGGGAAAATATTTCTGAGACTCCTACGTTACCTAATTTAATTCCAAATGAGCCTTCTGATGCTGTAATGCCAGAGCCCATAAATGATATTTTAACACACAACTTGCATTCATCACATATGACTGACAACAAGACAATACTAATTAGCGCTGAAGACTTTTCAAAAACAGAAGAAATCAAGTCTTTGCCTAGTGCAGAGATAACTTTGAAAGAGCCTGAAAAGGAATTAAAAGATCACAAGAAACTGAGGGAGGAAGCCATACCTGCTGTTGAACTTGGTCAAGGAAAAGAGATTTCTGAAGGTAACGGGGTAGTGAATATTCATGCTGCTCCACTCAATTCTTCAGCTGataaagaagaagagaagcatATGCCAGAGAGATTTGAATACCTGGAAACAGCTGCATTGCAGAAAAGAAAACCGTTCCGTGATGCTGGAGATATGGCTGTTGACCAGGAACTTTCAAGGTGCAAAATAAGTGTAAAAACGTCAGAAGGCATAGATGAGGACAATCatgaaaataaagaaatcaaatcaaatgaacTTGTAAAGGAAAAGGGGGTCCAGGAAAGTGTAGAAATGAAAAGGGAAGTTTCTATTGTTCAAGAAAGCAATGAAGATGGTGGTGTAAATGATAACAGTATAGATCACATTGAAAAGCATACTGTCGTTGATGAGACCGGCTTCATCCAGACAGGAAAGGAACAATCTTTTAAGGAAGTACAGAGGCAATTTGAAGTTAACATAGAAAATTCTGCAACACTTCCAACTGTAGGTACAAAAAATATTTCAGAGTTTTCTTCGCTAGAAAGAGACTTGGATGAAGGTTTCAATAGAATGGCCAAGAAGGGTCAAGAAGACCCTTCAACAATATTAATCAAAGGTGAAATAATTGATACTGTTAGGGGAAAGGATGAAAACACAGAGGATAAGCTTAACGTAGCAGGTGAACCCCTATTTATCACACAAAAAGATGTGCTAGCTCAATCTCCATTAATTTCTTTACCTGCCACTGAAGTCAATCCTGAGCTTCTTGAGGTGCCACCTACTTTGGCATTTTTATATAAAGATCTCTATGAAGAAGCTGTGGAAAAACCTAAGGAAGATAGCCATAAATATCCATCAAATGAAGAGACTGAGAATCCTGACGTATCCTTTCACATCAGAGGCCCTACTCGAGAGGATGGTACCGGAATGTGCTTTGAAAGGGATGTTTCTAAAGATGACACTCCAACTTTGGAAGAATCCCAGGAGAAACAAGTTCTAAAAGATAAAACTATTAACGAACAAGCTTTAACCCTACAAAGAGTTTCAAAATGTGCAGATGAACCAAGTGAAAAGAAGCCTCAGTCTCTTCACATTCTAACTGAAGCACATGCTGAAACGGAGGTCTCGTCACCAAGGGGAATGGGGGAACGATTGGATGATGCATTGGTAGATAGACCAGCTGAGATCATGAGTGACATAAAAGTTGGAAATGGTCAGCCCACAAATGAAATTCTTTTGGGAAGTGAGCTCTTTGGTTCAGATGTAAGTAATGAGGAACTCGGTCAGAGAAGAAAAGAGGAATCCTTGGGCTTTGAAAGGGATGTATCTAAAGCTGATGGTCCAAATTTGGAAGAATCCCAGAAGGAACAGGTTCTAAAAGACGAGCCTAGGACTATAAAAGCCTTAAATCAAGCAAGAGTTTCAAAAGGTGAATATGAATCAGATGACAAGGAGCCTCAGCCTGTTTACATTCTAGCTGAAACACATGTGGAAACAGAGGACGTGTCTCCAAAGGGAATTTTGGAGGGTTTGAATGATGGATTGATAGACAGGCCAGTTGAGATCATGGGTGACATAAAAGTTGAAACTTGCCAGCCCACACATGCAGTTCCTTTTGGAAGTGGGCTCTTTGGTTCAGGTGCAAGTAATGATGACAGCAGTCAAAGAAGTGCAGAAGAATCCTTGCCTGAAGAAACAGGCCAAGCATTACCAGAAGAAACGAGCGATGAGGAGTCTTGTCCAATACTTGATTATGCAGCAAGTGTCTTTGAAAATGCAACATCTGTGCGAGATGAATCAGAGGAAGTTGCTTGTTTTGCAATTGGCCGAAACCAGCAATCTGAAATAACAGATGCTCATGAAATGGATAATGTGGTTGTACCAAAACCTGATGAAGAAAGCAGCCAATCTCATGCAGCATCCCACCACCATGTTAGCCCTCCCTGGCAAAGTGAGGGACAACCAGAAGACCAGTTAATAGCACAGGATACACAACCTTTAGACCATAAACATATTCTCTGTAGGGACACTGAGGGACAAACATCTGAAAAAAGAGTTGGAGAAAATATTGTGGGTGATTTAACGGAGTCCAACAGAGAAGCAGCATACCAACCACCACCTGAAGCAATATCCGACAAGCCTTTTGGGGAACTGGACTACTCTCTGTTGTCACATGATTTTGATACCTATCCATTATATTCAATTAAAGAGGAAGAGTCCAGTGACATTGATGAAGATCTAGCTGAGCTCATGGACTACGAAGTGGTTAGCCGAGATGATGTCTTTGAGGAAGAAACATCATCAGAAGTGGTTCATGAAGAGCTGCTGTTTGATGACAGAAAATCCTCAGACCGCATTAGTGATAGTTATGAATTTGTGAATGAAAGAGAGGCAAATACGTACGCTGAGGGAGAAGAATTTCAATTGATGGGTCTCGACAAGCTACCAAGAAATGTTCCAGAAACTGAAGTCCTACAGAAAGAATCAGATCATGAACCGTTAGATAGTTATTGCCGCCAGTGTAAATGTCCCATCTCTGCTGAGGACAAGCTTTCTGGGGAGCATAAAGAGCACACTGTGACAAACCTGGACACAGCTGTGACTGAATTAAAG AGTCAATTGGATGGATTCCTAGATGTTTTGCAAGAAAGATCTTTGAAGATCGAGGGGTTCGTCAGTGAGATTGAGGCTCTGTTTAATTCCCTCGAG GAAAACTGTAAGGAAAAGGAGCAGCTTTTGGATGAGCAAAATGAAAGCATCATCAAGACTGTGATAGGGCACCATGACAGAAAGCAGCAGAGCTTTGAGGAAGTAAAGAATGCAAAAATGGACTACCTTTATGAACAGATGGTTAATTTTCAAGAATATGTTGATACAGCAAAGGACACGTTGGAGGCGATCTTAAAGGAAACTGAAGAAATGGATGATTTTGTTTTCCTAAGT TCatcagaagaaataaataaaag GTTACTTTCTGCAGTGGAGAATATTCTGGCTTTGGAAAAGATACCACCTGCCTTCTCACAGTTTGAACATTTTGCAAGTGGCTCAGCAAATGGCAACCAGACCTTAAAACACATGCCTG TCCCACAGACTCCAAAATTACAAGCTCAGGATCCAAACTCAGCTACAAGCACATCGATTGCAGTGTATTGGACTGTGAATGAAGATGATGTCATTGATTTTTTCCAGGTCTATTGTATGGAGGAATGCCCAGGAAACAGAGAACAAAGTG GCTTGGTAGAAGAATATCGCGTTACTGTGAAGGAGAGCAACTGCATTTTGGAAGATCTGGAACCTGGTCACTGTTATAGTGTGTGGGTTATGGCTGTGAACTACTCAGGATGTAGCTTTCCCAGTGGCAAATCCACATTTAGAACGG CTCCCCCAACCCCTGTAATAAAGGCAGAAGAATGCAGCGTGTGTTGGGACACTGCCACTATCCGATGGAGCACCAGTAACCCAGAAGCAACAGACTCTTTCACGCTCGAGTACTGCAGACAGTATTCTCCTGAAGGAGAAGGTCTGAG